AATTATTGGCCCCATTGGAGGTATTTTCCCGATTTGACCGGAACACAAGTCACATGACCcggcataaatcaaaaatgggGCAGCAACAGCGGATGTTGACAGGGGCCACAACCCCCAACGATGGTGAAAGGTGAAAGGTGAAAGGTCGGGTGGAAAACAACTTCCTTCGTCGGCCGATTGAACTTTTCATAGACTCAACTAAATCGACACTTGAACTTGGCAATATAGCACTTACTTACTGAAAAGTCTTGCTCAGATGGAAATGAATCCATCATCGCCATGCCGCATTCAAAATATACTGTTGCAGACAGCTTTGTGGGCGAGTCTACGACACTGCTGTGTGTCGTCCATTTCCAAACATTAATCTCTCATTCCATTCCGCAGAGGAGCAGTGCCATCCCAGTCCGTGCGGCGTTAACACCAAGTGCGAGATCATCAACGGCGTGCCCACCTGCTCATGCGTTCACGGCTATGTGGGCAATCCGCTGAGCGGCTGTCGCCACGAGTGCGATCACGATGGCGACTGCAGCAGCCGGGACATGTGCTCCAGCAACTTCAAGTGCGTGCCGGCATGCGGGCAGTGCGGCACTGGCGCCACCTGCCGAACGGTCAGCAATCACCGGGCTGTCTGCGAGTGCCCCAAGGGCTACATTGGCAGCCCGTACACGGAGTGCCGACCGGAGTGCTATGGCGATGCCGACTGCCCGGCCGGGCGACCCGCCTGCTTCTACGGCATCTGCAAGAACACCTGCGAGGGTGCCTGCGGCATCGGCGCCGACTGCAACCTGCGCGGCCTCACACCCGTCTGCAGCTGCCCCCGCGACATGACCGGCGATCCCTTCGTGCGCTGCCGTCCCTTCACCAAGGAGGACCTTTGCGACCCCAATCCGTGCGGCACCAACGCCATCTGCGTGCCCGGACACGACAACACCGGCCGCGAGCGGCCCGTCTGCAACTGCCTGCCCGGCCACACCGGCAATCCGCTGAGCCACTGCACCCGGGTGAGTCACTGTCCAAATCATAGGCAATCATACAGATTGGGCAACAACGGTGTTATCTACGATGATCCGGTGATCCCAATCATAGAGTTCTTCCTACTGTTTCTACTTTTTAATTATACCAAAAAAGAGTTGACAAACTAGTGACGAACGCTCTCTTAAGCGGAAACGGCAAATATGTCGAAATTTTGTCTGTATTTCGATTTTAAATAgagttcttcttcttcttcattcTCCATTATAATGGGGCATAACTACTGTACTAACCCACTTACCCTCGTCCACAGGGTGAGTGCCTGAGCAACAACGAGTGCCCCGACCATCGCGCCTGCATCAACTACCAGTGCATCGATCCCTGCATCGGCAAGTGTGCCACTGGAGCCAGCTGCGAGCCCAAGGCCCACCTGGCTGTCTGCCGCTGTCCACAGGGACAGTCGGGCGACGCCCTGGTGTCCTGTCGCCAGACGCGCACCTTTCCCGTGGCCAAGTACCACTGAGGCGGGATGGGGAGTCGTATAGTCCCGGAGCCGCACTGCCTGCCAAACCAGTCACCATCCGCCCAGCCAATCCCCATCCCAATCCGCACCAATCCGCATCTGCCCACTTCCCGTACTAGTCGTTGCCCTAACCTCGTGCTCTCCCCAACAGAAGCGATAAAAAATGCGttgaaaaacaataaataatacaagtaaataataatcataaacaATGTGCTATTTTTCTGGGATCCGTAAAGTCACAAACAACTGAATACATcataaaaaagttaaacaaattgttttcaaataCTGCAGAAGGgaaaaaattccattttaaaGATATAAAGATTATATTACTGATTGTCTTAGTACCGAAATCCAACCCAAAATCTTAACGGCTAAATGCAAAAGACCAAACATTTTAGAAAATCAAATTGCCTTCTTTATTTTGATCGATAAATATatacatctatatatatagatatatatatacatttatataaatatatagttttCTTTTGGTTGGTATGAAATATAGGTTTCATATTCGAGAATAGTATTTAACTATGAGTTTGCCTCACTTTCTGAAAGCTTTTTTCAGCCCAAACCACAACTAGGTAATTCATTTTGGTATTCAAACGCAATAACATAGTCTTTGAATTTTGGGTATAGCTCAAGgtttacatataaataaatatatactgGAACCGAAATCGATTATTGtggtatttaaaataaatctatGAATCGAATGGTTTTTTAAGCAGAATAAATATGGTTACCACAAAGCGAACCCATATGTACATTGtgaacatataaatataaattctaGTGCGCTTCGTTACTACGTTATTCACTCGTTTCATAGAGTCGCCGAAGAGTATGCAACTACTTTTAGAAGCtaacaaaaattgtaaaatcgGGAAAGTTTACCAAAAATAACGAACGTGCTTGCAGTGCGATTTGGTGCGTTTTTAACTTAGATACAATACAAATGTAGCGATGTATTAAATGCATTTGTGGCATAAAAGAATGCCACAAAATGTTGATTGCCAATCATatcttatttaattttaaatcagCAATGCCTAAGGACTTAAATGAAAAGTGGCTACATTTTGGACATATTCAACATAGCTATGGATTAAAAACATGGTTTTGAATTACAGTCCGAGCGCAAGTAATCGTGTTTTTCCAAAGATCAATCTTTATTCTTTCTGAGGGTACATAtgtaatgtatgtatataatatcAGAGAATTGGAGTATTGGTTCCCCGGTTTTCGAATAGATACAAACATTACCTACAACTATTTCTCTTCAGAAAATTTGCATTGGAAATCATATTGGCTGACAGTTTCAggtttttcattttaagcAAGCACATCCAAAAGAATTGGAAACAGTCCCTGAAGTTCTTTAGTTTATCCAGTTAAATCAATCACGGAATGGCGGCAATAATATCAAATGAAATCTTAACAAGTAAGGCAGTTTCCGAGAGCAACGAAATGTTTAAAAGCATCACtccaagcaaataaaatttcagaTTCATTCAAAACGTGTCTTTCGCGATTG
The DNA window shown above is from Drosophila melanogaster chromosome X and carries:
- the aspr gene encoding asperous, isoform B → MQLLVVALVAVAIASLPQLAAGKKLGKRCVNCTYRTYYTYGDGRSLQRVVYRDPVYTRAQSYASGCSGSPCGVNAVCQEASGGRPVCSCPPGFSGNPLTHCNRGECLDNVDCRDNLQCKDNRCVNPCVGACGIGSNCDARNHVAVCSCPAGYNGDPYHACHLNDPEEQCHPSPCGVNTKCEIINGVPTCSCVHGYVGNPLSGCRHECDHDGDCSSRDMCSSNFKCVPACGQCGTGATCRTVSNHRAVCECPKGYIGSPYTECRPECYGDADCPAGRPACFYGICKNTCEGACGIGADCNLRGLTPVCSCPRDMTGDPFVRCRPFTKEDLCDPNPCGTNAICVPGHDNTGRERPVCNCLPGHTGNPLSHCTRGECLSNNECPDHRACINYQCIDPCIGKCATGASCEPKAHLAVCRCPQGQSGDALVSCRQTRTFPVAKYH
- the aspr gene encoding asperous, isoform A, which produces MQQLLVVALVAVAIASLPQLAAGKKLGKRCVNCTYRTYYTYGDGRSLQRVVYRDPVYTRAQSYASGCSGSPCGVNAVCQEASGGRPVCSCPPGFSGNPLTHCNRGECLDNVDCRDNLQCKDNRCVNPCVGACGIGSNCDARNHVAVCSCPAGYNGDPYHACHLNDPEEQCHPSPCGVNTKCEIINGVPTCSCVHGYVGNPLSGCRHECDHDGDCSSRDMCSSNFKCVPACGQCGTGATCRTVSNHRAVCECPKGYIGSPYTECRPECYGDADCPAGRPACFYGICKNTCEGACGIGADCNLRGLTPVCSCPRDMTGDPFVRCRPFTKEDLCDPNPCGTNAICVPGHDNTGRERPVCNCLPGHTGNPLSHCTRGECLSNNECPDHRACINYQCIDPCIGKCATGASCEPKAHLAVCRCPQGQSGDALVSCRQTRTFPVAKYH
- the aspr gene encoding asperous, isoform D — encoded protein: MQQLLVVALVAVAIASLPQLAAAQSYASGCSGSPCGVNAVCQEASGGRPVCSCPPGFSGNPLTHCNRGECLDNVDCRDNLQCKDNRCVNPCVGACGIGSNCDARNHVAVCSCPAGYNGDPYHACHLNDPEEQCHPSPCGVNTKCEIINGVPTCSCVHGYVGNPLSGCRHECDHDGDCSSRDMCSSNFKCVPACGQCGTGATCRTVSNHRAVCECPKGYIGSPYTECRPECYGDADCPAGRPACFYGICKNTCEGACGIGADCNLRGLTPVCSCPRDMTGDPFVRCRPFTKEDLCDPNPCGTNAICVPGHDNTGRERPVCNCLPGHTGNPLSHCTRGECLSNNECPDHRACINYQCIDPCIGKCATGASCEPKAHLAVCRCPQGQSGDALVSCRQTRTFPVAKYH